The following are from one region of the Silene latifolia isolate original U9 population chromosome 9, ASM4854445v1, whole genome shotgun sequence genome:
- the LOC141599848 gene encoding uncharacterized protein LOC141599848, translated as MLNPAKLKSPNLSIPKHIFKPFSSSTTSSSSSSSSQYKQWSGLQQWRSNPIDHNRIWGPIGPQPPLNPQHLQISIGSCSSLSQLAALVLSTSDPLSKSQLSHFAYSKWRSGDLPIGVFDPPSRPARPTKPNLVSPREIPAVKDSGLPLNAYLLHNLAHVELNAIDLAWDTVVRFSPYLDILGEGFFADFAHVADDESRHFAWCSQRLSELGFSYGDMPAHNLLWRECEKSSDNVAARLATIPLVQEARGLDAGPRLVKKMMGFGDKRTSEIVSRISEEEIAHVAVGVYWFFSVCQKMGRVPCSTFKDLLKEYDLVLKGPFNHSARDEAGLPRHWYDPASVDTHCKEQLSEVYDRLAHVIAMETENASSSTGPT; from the exons ATGCTAAACCCCGCCAAACTCAAATCCCCTAATCTTTCTATCCCCAAACACATCTTCAAACCCTTCAGTTCCTCCAccacatcttcttcttcttcttcttcttcacaatACAAGCAATGGTCAGGCCTCCAACAATGGAGATCCAACCCAATTGATCACAATCGGATATGGGGCCCAATTGGTCCACAACCTCCATTAAACCCTCAACATCTTCAAATCTCAATTGGGTCTTGTTCATCTTTGTCCCAACTTGCTGCTTTGGTGCTTTCTACTTCTGATCCTCTTTCTAAATCACAACTTTCTCACTTTGCTTACTCCAAATGGCGCTCTGGGGACCTCCCAATTGGGGTTTTCGACCCCCCGTCTCGCCCCGCCCGCCCCACTAAGCCGAACCTT GTTTCTCCAAGAGAAATCCCAGCTGTTAAAGACTCTGGCTTGCCTCTCAATGCTTATCTGCTTCATAATTTAGCTCATGTGGAACTTAATGCTATTGACTTGGCCTGGGACACCGTTGTCCGCTTTTCTCCCTACTTGGACATTCTTGGTGAGGGTTTCTTTGCTGATTTTGCGCATGTTGCTGATGACGAGAGTCGTCATTTCGCTTGGTGCTCACAGAGGTTGTCAGAGCTTGGATTTAG CTATGGAGACATGCCGGCTCATAATTTACTGTGGAGAGAGTGCGAAAAGTCATCTGACAATGTAGCTGCACGTTTGGCAACAATTCCACTTGTCCAG GAGGCCAGGGGACTTGATGCAGGACCAAGGCTAGTTAAGAAGATGATGGGTTTTGGAGATAAACGGACATCAGAAATCGTGTCTAGGATATCGGAGGAGGAAATTGCACATGTTGCTGTTGGAGTCTACTGGTTCTTTTCAGTATGTCAAAAGATGGGTCGTGTCCCTTGCTCAACTTTCAAAG ACTTACTAAAGGAGTATGATCTGGTATTGAAAGGGCCTTTCAATCATTCAGCACGAGATGAGGCTGGACTACCCCGTCATTG GTATGATCCAGCAAGTGTCGATACTCATTGCAAAGAGCAGCTTTCGGAG GTATACGACAGGCTCGCCCATGTTATTGCCATGGAAACTGAAAATGCTAGTTCCAGCACCGGTCCTACGTGA